From the genome of Medicago truncatula cultivar Jemalong A17 chromosome 2, MtrunA17r5.0-ANR, whole genome shotgun sequence:
tcattccattcaattctatgcattaaaaaatgttccctttctagtaagtacttaattgatattgtgtttaacctaacttctctttaaaaatgtagagaagtaaaaaaaaaatcgggtcaaacggtatcttaatctcccacaatggcagtgtagaagcaactgaatttgggagataaagttggaaaatagttaaaaataaaaaaattggaaaatagttaaaagtttttaaaaatataaaaattggaaaatagttaaaaaaaatcggtgcagtagcactcaaccaagcaacactaaaaaaaattatatgcatcagcgtaacaaaaacacagacaaacggacataaaatattactctaaacgttaatgtgtgtgtaaatatttgcgaggttgaagataaagtaaaaattaaaCTTGCATCTTGGAAGGCCTCCCTCCTCTCCATTGCAGGCAGGGTCCAACTCGTTAAAGCAGTGGTGCAATCTATGCTACTTCACACTATGTCAATCTATTCTTGGCCAATCAGCTTGCTCAGAGAAAtagaaaaatggataaaaaaacTTCATATGGAGTGGAGACATCACAAAGAGAAAAATGGTAACAGTTGCTTGGAAAAAGATTTGTGCACCTTATGAAGAAGGAGGATTAAATATAAGATCTCTGGTTTGTTTAAATGAATCTACCAACCTAAAGCTTTGTTGGGACCTCTTGCAATCTGAAGAACAATGGGCAAAAATTCTTAAGAGTAGAGTTCTTAGAGGTACACAGTGTATTAATCATCATATCTACTCTTCCATTTGGAGTGGTATCAAAATGGAGTTCCAGATTATTAGAGAAAATTCATCTTGGCTAGTGGGAGATGGAAAGAAAATCAActtttggtttgataattggtGTGGAGATTCCTTATTCCAAACCCTTAATGCTACTACTGATTTGATTGCTCCTTTTCCCTCTTCATTGAGTAATTACATATTTAACAAACAGTGGAGCATTTCTCATTCTCTAAACCATGTTTTTCCTCAATTGAGAAACATTGTGAATCAAGTCATCCTCCCTTTTAATGAACAAGTTGATGGACCGGTGTGGAATCATAATTCAACAAGAAACGTATCTCTTAAGGATGCCTTTGAATTCAAAAGAAAGCATTTTCCAAAGCTCAATTGGACCAAAACAATTTGGTCAATTGACATCCCTCCTTCAAAATCCCTACTTGCATGGAGACTCATGCATGACAAGCTTCCCACAGATAAGAATTTGTCCCTCAGAGGCTGCTCTCTTCCATCCATGTGCTCTCTTTGCAGGACAAATCTGGAAACatcttttcatctttttttacaTTGTCCATATGCAGTTAATGTTTGGAGATGGTTTGCTTCgatattgaacatcaatttgCAATTCCATACTATTGAAGATATCTGGAAAATTTGTTCCAGAAACTGGAACCCTCAATGTAAACTTACTATTACTGCAGCCATTATCAATATCCTCAATGCTATCTGGTTCGCTAGAAATCAACAAAGGTTTCAGGACAAGAAGATCCATTGGAAATCATCCATCACCTCCATTATCTCAAATGTTTCCCTGTCTAGTAATCTCTCTCAAACAGTAGCTTCATCATCTATCACTGATTTTATCATCTTGAAGAAGTTTAATGTGTCTATCCATCCCCAAAAGGCTCCAAAGATAATTGAAGTTCTTTGGCACCCGCCCATCTTTGATTGGATTAAATGTAATACAGACGGAGCAGCTACAAGTACAACCTCCTCTTGTGGGGGAATTTTCAGGAACAAAGACTctaagtttcttctttgctttgCAGAAAACACTGGTATTGGAAGTGCTTATCATGCTGAACTTTCTGGAGCAATGAGAGCAATTGAAATTGCCGCTAGTCATCACTGGAAATCTCTATGGCTAGAAACAGATTCAGCCTTGGTGGTGAATGCCTTTAAAAGTCATTCCCTCATTCCTTGGAGACTGAGAACCCGTTGGAAGAACTGCTTGCATATTATTAGTACCATGGATTTTTTGGTTACACATGTGTATAGAGATGGTAATTATTGTGCTGATGCTTTAGCCAATATTGGTCTCACGATAAATCATCTAACTGTTTGGCTAGAGATACCTAATTGTATTAGAAGTTTTTATGTTCAAAACAGGCTAGGGTTACCTAGTTTTAGGTTTGTAAACTATTGAAGAGGTTTGGTTTGGTCCCTctcttttgtgttttgtttttggtccttctcttctttttttaatatattttgggtAGTCTTAGCTCTCTGCTAAGTTacctttgcttaaaaaaaaaaaaatttgcgaggttgaagaaaggaaataaaagtatttggtatcattaaatgacagtgtgaataaacatatttgtgaggttgtgatgattaaacaatattgaaattaaaataattgatagtgtgtttgacctaacttccccttaaaaatgtagagaagttggaaaaaagccGGGTCAAGCGGTACCTTactctcccacaacggcaatttagaagcaactgaatttgggtgaaaaaaattgaaaaatagttaaaaaataaaaattataaaagttattaaaaatataaaaattataaaaataattaaaaaaaatggtgaagggcAAAATAGGAAATTCACCctaaaaatgatgaggtggcactaaccacaccccatcaataggaaattactaaaatgcccctCATAAgagcaaaatggtaaaattctAAGGACTTTTCTTTATGATATAGTAAGTAGATATCCAATGAACAATCTTACCGTTCCACAAAACaactaacatttttttgaagataAAATTACGATATAGCTAGTAAGAATCCAAAAGTAGAACCCATTGTCATATTTTATGTGGCGGGAAAGTCTAACAATCTTTTGACTTAATATTTGTTCATtatattttgtaatgttttaatattatgttagttttaattttaatatctaatctaataagatcaaaaacaaaattgtaccAAACTAATACAAAatgatcaaaaacaaaattcatacgGACGTGCGACAAATTATACATAGATAGCATAAGAGAGAACAATttcttttcaacaaaaaaaaaaaaaaaagagcataaGAGAGAAATCATATATAGCAAGGGAGAACaatttctttcaacaaaaaaaaaaggccataAGAGagaactattattattattattattttgttaaatgaGAAATCTAATTATTTATGGAGAGATCAATGcaccatcatttcatttttctttaatatagtatgttgactttttctcttttcaaaattaccatcaactttcaatacaaataacacatatatatataacaaatagataagaataaattcaaatattaaaataagataaaagtgTAAGAAACACaatatgagtatatatatatatatatatatatatatatatatatatatatatatatatatatatatatatatatgtatgttcatttctttttcttttatcatttaaaaagtgtaacaaactagatgaatatatttatacttactttttcattatcctaattatactcttaaacaacattttttataataaaaaatgtttttttgaaggactataataaagattgttgttggtgtcattaaaaataaagaatttatattatatttttttgttaaattgttgGTGTCACTGAAAAAGATAATCATGATTCGTTTggtttataatttgaaagcaacaagcgtttatatttttagttttaattaaaataaaaatttcataaaaaaatagcgttcataattttcaaacgttagcacAATAAAAAGCCGTATTTTcgctaatatatataaagaaaataggctTAAAATACATGACTTTAGACTGCCTCTTTCATTACCTATTTTACCTTTcctttaaactattttatttactattttatcctttaataatattattttaattttaattaaaaaaatttaaatcccATTAAAATACGAAGGGGACAAAGATTTGgagttgaaatttttataatttcaattatacccttaaacaaattttccaatattaatgttataatgttggtggtattaaaaaaagtaaggatttatattatatttgttatattactATTGTTGtcgaaaaagataaacatgatttttttttgtttgatacgatttgaaattcataaataattgtacttctaattttaataaaaatcaaaatttcatataaaaaatcgttcataatttacacatgttaacgcaataaaaagagcagaaAAACGGATATGTGAgtgtccgtcttttcgctagtgtATGTGTGTCTATATTTTCtgtctttttcttcctttctctTTCGGTAATCTAATGATTGAAGAGGTGGGTGTGGTTTCttccatattttttaaattaaaatataaacgGACAGGCTGCTACATTCTGTTTatgttcaaatttcaaattcaagaGAAACAAAGACTTTGTCACATATATTGTTCcatatataatcatataatttaAGAGACGTGCACCCCACTCAAATATGACATTATAATGtgcacacaaaaaataaataatagaagAAAGTACAAAATTAAAGTCTAATTTTATAGCAGCATGCAAATATCTGGGTTCACAAATCACAATTCTCTctaatttagatttttattggataatgatttattttttattgtttttggtaGATAAACGGAATGACAAAGcgattataaactcacacacaagtggaggtatcggggttcgaactccggtcaCGGCAtctggcctaacaatttcgacattttttccagttgagctaggacttatggataatgatttatttaataacaCTACACCATTATTGTGTGTTGTGCGTGTATGTATAAATTAAGCACCGGCACCTTGACAACGCATAAGCTTCAAACTTGTATACAGCTTATAGAACCAAAATCTAAATTATTAACGAATGTAAGATAAAATGCTATGTTTTTCCCTAACCAAGATTGTTGAAAGCGTGTGAGTATATGTGTTATAGAATAATGATTAACGAAGACATCTTTAACAAACCAATCATCATAATTAGTATACATGAGTTGAATTCTAGGGTTGGTAGTAATATCTCTACACTTTATGCatttttaaatgttgtaaaatAATCATCTAAATTCTCAACAACTTAAAGTATATATGTAGCAGTAGCATATTGCTTTCTGGTGCCTGTCTCCTTGAAAGTTGTTTAGGTCACTAGCTGTCTATATGAATATTGACTAATTTTGTAGCTAATGtacactttttatttatttatagtttctGGTACTTTAAGTGGCAtaacaaaaagaataagaatGCTTCTTAATTGGGTGCAACCATTTTCTTGAGTGTAGTAGCTACTAGTAATTAGGTTTTATTAGATGGCAGTCCCATTTAGCAACCacttcaacataaaaaataaaaaaaaggtgatCGGTCTGGGTCCCGGTTCAAGCGGTCGAATCGGGTGGTCCcgtccgagttttaaaactatccTCATCAAAGCGTAATTGACCTGTTTCAATCATCTCTCTGACCAAAAAAATGGAGATAACCCTAAGGGTTGCTATTTAACTCCAATGTAAGATCAAGACATGTAATAGAATAAGAGTCAAAAGACCATCCAAGTAGGTTATAAACAACACGAAATCCACAATGACCATCATCACCGACACTCACGACATCTTCAATAAATTGATGCAAGAACAAAGGAAAATGATTCATGTGTGGGAGGTTTTGTTGAAATTGAGGAGGATTAAGAGATTGATTACTTTCTAGTTGGGCATGATAACTTGGATTGTTAAAAATTAGTAGATGTATCCtagcaaatatatatatatttgctaGGACACATTAGCAAAACTTGATTCATGTTCATTTTTTTGTGTtgataaatacatttttttgtgTTTCCCTTCAAAGAACAACATTTAGCCTTGATAAATACATTGAAAGACAACATTGAATCACAAATGCATACCCCAAATTATCAAATACAAAAGTTGTCTCTACTAGACATGTAAGATTCTATGTTGATGGATCTCACATTGATATATATCATCTACGGAGATTAATTGACCCCTTTTATTTAAGGtatattatttgaacaactaatttGAAATATGTTATGGAACATCAAACATATACATGGTAATATGGATATTGACACAAAGatcaaaggaaataaaaaagattaaaaaaaccGCATTGTCTTGTATAGTCCAATTACTAGCAAATAAGTCCTTTAAGACAACTATTATTCAAAAACATTCCATGAGACAACTAAATTCTATAGTCAATTTAGTTCTTTGCGAAGTGACATTAAATAGATGTTGGATTAACTTTGAGAGTCACATATTCAGTTACTATGTCACACGTCGTAGAATCTGACTATAAAATGTTAATAGTGGGATCATTTGAAATGATGCTTTTCAAATGGATTTATTTGGACTAAagcttataattttaaaaacaaatttaccTAGTTAAAACCACATTTTCTTGGACCCATTTACTTTGACAAAACGTTatctgtttttcattttttgttttgtttaaattaaatgttaattACAAAATCATCAATGTGtctgtttttcattttcatttttaattacaaaatattaaataatttttaatctattttatgtatttaatgaattgtacagaaaacaaaaaaaaagtaaaacatacTTCCACCGTACTAAAATAAGTGTTGTCTAAATTCGTATTCACATTGATTAAGAAAAGTtacaaataaagagaaaaaattacaattttttaaaatcatctttattaaattaatcattAACTATGGTTGGAAAGAAGTCGAGCTGAGTCGAACTTGGTTCAGCTCGGTTCAACTAACTAAAATTTAGTTCGACTCGATATTCGACTCTAGTACATTACAGACTATGTTTATCAACTTGACTAGATTCAAGCTCCCGAACTTTCAACCATgtcataaattttcaaaaaagaaaaatgaacacATTGCCATAAATATATAGATTTGTATATTAACAAGTAAGTGATGCAGacactattaatttctaatgtggaagtaaaatatattaataccaGAATGAAATAGGAAAAGAAtacttaattaaaaacaaatgaagTAATACACCACTACATGATTGAAATGAAACTTGTGTGGAGAACCAAGTCATATAGATTAATGACTAATCTCTGATTAATCGGTCTTATTTGTTTAACCTAAGCATTAtgtatacatatacatatacatacaaGGGATACTAATGCATGATCTTTTGCTCAAATGCTGTTACCACGACACAGCTAGCAACTGTAATAATCAACGAGTTCATCCAATGATTCCGGTTGAGGATCAGTATTCTCAATCATCCACAACATATGCTCGAACAAGACAACCTCACAAGCCACGTTAACCgtatcatcttcatcatttacCTCGGTCGAATCGCGTGACCTATCCACAAGCTCCTTAAAAAGAGGATGACCAACAACTTCAGAGTTAACAAGGTATCGCCGCCGTGTCTTTCCCACAAACACGGGGCGAAGGTCTTGTGTCGACTCATCATCATTCACAACCGCTCTGATACTGGAGCGGTTgtgcttgttgttgttgttgtaatagGTGAAGGTGTTCCATTTCTTGAGCACTGATTTAAGCTTTGCTAGTTTTGCAACTTTTGCCATGTTGGAAAGTTGAAGAAACAAAGAGGATATAGGTGTATGTGAGAAAGTGTAGGGAAGGTTCGGTTTTGGTTTGTATAAAAAGGTAGGGAGA
Proteins encoded in this window:
- the LOC25486572 gene encoding auxin-responsive protein SAUR78, producing the protein MAKVAKLAKLKSVLKKWNTFTYYNNNNKHNRSSIRAVVNDDESTQDLRPVFVGKTRRRYLVNSEVVGHPLFKELVDRSRDSTEVNDEDDTVNVACEVVLFEHMLWMIENTDPQPESLDELVDYYSC